The Pseudomonadota bacterium genomic sequence GGCCGGGCAAACCTCAAGGATTCATACGCCAAAATCAAAAACGGTGAGATTTTTGTTCATCAAATGCACATTGGGCCTTGTCCCTTTGCCTATTTTGGTAACCACGAACCTTTGAGAATAAGAAAACTGCTTTTAAACAAGGTTGAGATAAAAAAGCTAACAGCCAAGGTGAATGAAAAAGGACACTCCCTGATTCCCTTAAGACTTTATTTCAAAAACGGAAAAATAAAAATTTCAATCGCTCTCGCTAAAGGAAAAAGGCAATACGATAAACGGGAAGCCATAAAAAAACGCGACGAAAGCAGAGATATGGAAAGAACAAGAAGTG encodes the following:
- the smpB gene encoding SsrA-binding protein SmpB, with translation MENTRNKNISENRKARHDYFIEDEYEAGMVLLGTEVKSLRLGRANLKDSYAKIKNGEIFVHQMHIGPCPFAYFGNHEPLRIRKLLLNKVEIKKLTAKVNEKGHSLIPLRLYFKNGKIKISIALAKGKRQYDKREAIKKRDESRDMERTRSER